The following are encoded together in the bacterium genome:
- a CDS encoding DNA primase yields the protein MISEEKINEILGLADIVRIIEEFYPLKSAGKNYKTLCPFHQEKTPSFVISPEKQIFHCFGCGKGGNVFHFIMEHEKLSFPEAVKWVGQKIGVIVEDTPVGKSSKLYPVLEQVNPLFAKFLHSTHGKIAYQYLMKRGLKEKTLKDFSLGYAPTTEIQLK from the coding sequence ATGATTTCTGAAGAAAAAATAAATGAAATTTTGGGATTGGCCGATATCGTAAGAATTATCGAAGAGTTTTATCCTTTGAAATCTGCCGGAAAAAATTACAAAACTTTGTGCCCTTTTCATCAAGAAAAAACGCCTTCTTTTGTAATATCTCCGGAAAAACAAATATTCCACTGTTTCGGTTGCGGAAAAGGCGGAAATGTTTTTCACTTTATAATGGAGCATGAGAAACTATCTTTTCCCGAAGCAGTCAAATGGGTGGGACAAAAAATCGGCGTTATAGTGGAAGATACACCCGTAGGCAAAAGTTCTAAATTATATCCCGTTCTTGAACAGGTAAATCCATTATTTGCAAAATTCTTACATTCCACACACGGTAAAATAGCTTACCAATATCTGATGAAACGTGGCTTGAAAGAAAAGACATTAAAAGATTTTTCTCTAGGTTATGCGCCGACAACGGAAATACAATTGAAA
- a CDS encoding NAD-dependent epimerase/dehydratase family protein, translating into MRIVLIGGVPFPAINIIYSLLEKNSSDQVLVLNNNLDNFPFELKENPRVTLWQGTTQDRILIKNLLSNAQVLINMSEADNPACVTETDKIENYILSLSNIFEFSKESNLQRIIHISSSRVYGDRADSPVTEEHPAKPTDLKGLMDTVGENLMYYHSRKYSFPIVILRTFNIYGPSQSLENTVPSLITSALANQPLQLWEDGEQTENLLFVEDFIEALQKILKEKFDSLKGEIINIGNLGVIPIKEVASIILSKLNKPQSLITYEKNNKQDFFELTASIMKAKILLSWSPKTEIEEGLEKTVDWYIKNRDWWDTKTC; encoded by the coding sequence ATGCGTATTGTTTTAATAGGGGGAGTTCCTTTCCCCGCCATTAATATTATTTACTCTCTTTTAGAAAAAAACTCGTCCGATCAGGTTTTGGTATTAAATAACAACCTGGATAATTTCCCTTTTGAGCTTAAGGAAAATCCACGAGTAACTCTTTGGCAGGGCACGACGCAAGACAGAATTCTAATTAAAAATTTACTCTCAAATGCGCAGGTTCTCATTAATATGTCTGAAGCAGATAATCCCGCCTGTGTTACGGAAACGGACAAGATAGAAAATTACATTTTGTCCTTATCTAACATCTTTGAATTCAGTAAAGAATCGAATTTACAACGAATCATACATATATCTTCTTCCAGAGTATACGGTGATAGAGCAGATTCACCTGTTACAGAAGAACATCCCGCTAAACCAACGGATTTAAAAGGTCTTATGGATACTGTGGGAGAGAACTTAATGTATTATCACAGCCGTAAATACTCTTTTCCTATTGTTATTTTAAGAACCTTCAATATTTATGGTCCTTCTCAGTCATTGGAAAATACGGTTCCATCATTAATTACATCTGCTTTGGCAAATCAGCCTTTACAACTGTGGGAGGATGGCGAACAAACAGAAAACTTGCTTTTCGTAGAAGATTTTATTGAAGCGCTTCAGAAAATATTGAAAGAAAAATTTGATTCGTTAAAAGGAGAAATTATCAATATAGGTAATTTAGGCGTTATTCCCATAAAAGAAGTTGCGAGTATTATTCTTTCAAAACTTAACAAGCCGCAGAGTTTAATAACATATGAGAAAAATAACAAACAAGACTTTTTCGAGTTAACTGCGTCTATTATGAAAGCAAAGATTTTGCTTTCATGGTCACCTAAGACGGAAATAGAAGAAGGTCTGGAAAAAACAGTCGATTGGTATATAAAAAATAGAGACTGGTGGGATACTAAAACATGTTAA